The nucleotide window TTATTACCATCACATCTGTTGCGAGCCCCTTAGAAATGCGCTCAGCACGTTTCTGGTCTAAAAACTCCAGATAACTGTTCCACAACACTTTCCATGTCTGCACATCCTTCTCTTTCAATGCCCAAAAAGGCATAAAATCACCTCTTAAATTTTTTAAAGTTAACCCTGTATAAAGCATAAGCATTTGTAGCTAATGTATATAGAGTTTTAAAAATAACAGAGGCATTGAATAATTACTCATTTTTAATGAATACCCAGTCAGGAGGAGCTAATGAAAAGACGCTATGTGATTGCCGATGTGTTTACTGACAAACCTTTTAGCGGTAATCCGGTTGCAGTCGTTCTGGATGCCGAGGGACTGACCACTGAGCAAATGCAGTTGCTTGCCGTTGAGTTTGGCTACAGCGAAACGACCTTTGTATTGCCTCCTGAAGATTCCTCAAATACTGCTCAGCTCCGTATTTTTACACCGTCTCGTGAAATTCCTTTTGCCGGTCATCCCAATGTGGGGATCGCTTTCGTACTGGCAAACCAGGCCATACGGAATGGAGGACCACTGCCTGAGACTCTGCTTTTCGAAGAGGCCGCCGGGCTGGTGCCGGTCAGGCTCATTAAAGAGAATGAGGCTGTAACCGGCGCAGAGCTTCTTGTGCCAGAAGTATTATCATGTCGCTCAGAGGTCTGCCCGGAAAAGGTTGCTGCATGTCTGTCCCTGGAAGCCAGTGATGTTCGTACAGAAATACATATGCCTCTCGTCGCCTCGGTTGGCCTGCCTTTTCTTATTGTCGAACTCGCAACCCGGGATGTGCTTCGCCGTTGCATCCCTAATTTACAGGGGTTCCGGGCTGTTCTACCTCTCGACGGTGAGGTTTCTGTTTATGCCTATACGCTGGAAACTGCTCCCGAAGAGCAGTGTGATTTGCATGCCCGCATGTTTACGCCACGAATGAGCGAAGATCCGGCAACAGGCAGTGCGACAGCGGCAGTTACGGCCCTGCTGGCAAAGCTTCGCAATGAAAAAGTGCTTACGCTCCGAATAAGCCAGGGCGTAGACATGGGACGGGCCAGCATATTGTATTCACGCTGTGACGGCACGTCAGAAATACCGTCCGTCCGGGTGGGCGGAAAAACCGTTATTGTAATGGAGGGGGCATTTAACCTGCCCTGAGACGCGCTCATACGGTCCGCTTTGAGCGAGGAGCGGACTTAGCACAAAGGCGCAATGGATCGACTTCAAATTTTGTCCTTTTAAATAATCAAGCAAAGCTTCAAAAAAAAGGGTTCTTCTTTTTATATCTCTGACCCAAGCAATTTTTATAAGGAAGAAGAACCTCCTCAGTATTTCCGATAATATGTACCATAGCTTGCATGGTTATCTTAGTATTCAGCTCATCCACAGCTGATT belongs to Erwinia pyri and includes:
- a CDS encoding PhzF family phenazine biosynthesis protein, which gives rise to MKRRYVIADVFTDKPFSGNPVAVVLDAEGLTTEQMQLLAVEFGYSETTFVLPPEDSSNTAQLRIFTPSREIPFAGHPNVGIAFVLANQAIRNGGPLPETLLFEEAAGLVPVRLIKENEAVTGAELLVPEVLSCRSEVCPEKVAACLSLEASDVRTEIHMPLVASVGLPFLIVELATRDVLRRCIPNLQGFRAVLPLDGEVSVYAYTLETAPEEQCDLHARMFTPRMSEDPATGSATAAVTALLAKLRNEKVLTLRISQGVDMGRASILYSRCDGTSEIPSVRVGGKTVIVMEGAFNLP